One Fuerstiella marisgermanici DNA window includes the following coding sequences:
- a CDS encoding aldose 1-epimerase family protein, with protein sequence MATSSTLINTTLINTTLINTTLINTADGIHQDGLLLDHQSTKLDQFGDQWSVGLRRLRGGLSDGVDVVWLDNGCSRIAVLPTRGMGVWKAEVADLPLGWKSPVERPVHPAFVDPMRRGGIGWLDGFNELVCRCGLGWHGAPGTDIVKDDAGNVVSEQFLSLHGRIANLAAHDVRVEIDDDGAISVIGVIDEASVFGGKLRLTSTLRTHIGSNTFEIIDGVQNLSSAAAEVEMLYHCNIGRPFLGEGAAVHTAAEEVAPRDSRAAEDVDSWATYRGPEAGYAEQVYFTKPISDDDGRGLAVLKSPTGSEAVSVRFDTNTLPWLAVWKNTQAEEDGYCTGIEPASSFPNLKTFERSKGRVINLDSQADVTFRLAISVANDADDVAKLVQEVDTLQQRQPVSLSREPNPDWSA encoded by the coding sequence GTGGCAACGTCCTCTACTTTGATTAACACCACTTTGATCAACACCACTTTGATCAACACCACTTTGATCAACACCGCCGACGGAATTCACCAAGACGGTCTTCTGCTGGATCATCAGTCAACAAAGCTGGACCAGTTTGGCGATCAGTGGAGTGTCGGGCTTCGGCGACTGCGTGGCGGACTCAGCGACGGCGTGGATGTCGTGTGGCTGGACAACGGCTGTTCGCGGATTGCCGTCCTTCCGACTCGCGGCATGGGCGTTTGGAAGGCCGAGGTCGCGGACCTGCCACTGGGGTGGAAGTCGCCGGTCGAACGCCCCGTGCATCCGGCGTTTGTCGATCCCATGCGCCGCGGCGGAATCGGCTGGCTGGACGGCTTCAACGAACTCGTATGTCGCTGCGGCCTTGGTTGGCACGGTGCTCCCGGAACGGACATCGTTAAAGACGACGCGGGCAATGTGGTGTCTGAACAGTTTCTGTCTCTGCACGGACGTATTGCGAATCTGGCGGCTCATGATGTGCGAGTCGAAATTGACGACGACGGAGCGATTTCCGTGATCGGCGTGATTGACGAAGCCAGCGTGTTCGGCGGAAAGCTGCGTCTGACGTCGACGTTGAGGACTCATATTGGCAGCAACACCTTCGAGATTATCGACGGCGTGCAAAATCTGAGCTCGGCCGCGGCTGAAGTTGAAATGCTGTACCACTGCAACATTGGCCGCCCGTTCTTGGGCGAAGGAGCCGCCGTCCATACGGCCGCCGAAGAAGTCGCACCGCGCGATTCGCGAGCCGCCGAGGACGTTGATTCGTGGGCTACGTATCGCGGACCGGAGGCCGGTTACGCCGAACAAGTTTACTTCACCAAACCGATCAGTGACGACGACGGCAGAGGGTTAGCGGTTTTGAAGAGTCCCACCGGCAGCGAAGCGGTGAGTGTGCGATTCGACACCAACACGTTGCCGTGGCTCGCGGTGTGGAAGAATACTCAGGCGGAAGAAGACGGTTATTGCACGGGCATCGAACCGGCCAGCAGCTTCCCGAATCTCAAAACATTCGAACGTTCGAAGGGCCGAGTCATCAATCTCGACAGTCAGGCAGACGTGACGTTTCGGTTAGCGATCTCGGTGGCTAATGACGCGGACGACGTCGCCAAATTGGTTCAGGAAGTTGACACGCTGCAACAGCGTCAGCCTGTAAGCCTTTCTCGTGAACCGAACCCGGACTGGAGTGCGTGA
- the lpxB gene encoding lipid-A-disaccharide synthase, with protein sequence MRIFFSAGEPSGDQHAAHLIAALKDRHAEFRAEGFGGPAMQQEGCSLLFELTQLAVMGFLRVLPMLAKFRRLVIKAEQHFDQSPPDAVVLVDFPGFNWWIAKAAKKRGIPVYYYLPPQLWAWAPWRIKKVRRFIDKVICALPFEFDWYRSRGVDATWVGHPFFDEVASKQLDEGLLSELRNSDQQKVIAVLPGSRNHEVDRNFPVMLDVIRKVSEAVPNVRWVVGNYRTEHVEECRRMQKDKQLDADLTYYIDRTSEVIEAADCCLMVSGSISLELLARRTPGVVLYRVARYVRFGSKFFMTCKFFTLTNLIAGREVMPEFMSAGNPAADVQKISTWLTECCQSPQILQQRREEMQELADSTAVTGATERTAELLLSDLVAADSKARDKSRAA encoded by the coding sequence ATGCGAATCTTTTTCTCTGCCGGCGAACCCAGCGGTGACCAACACGCGGCTCACTTAATTGCCGCTTTAAAGGATCGTCACGCTGAATTCCGCGCCGAAGGTTTTGGCGGCCCCGCCATGCAGCAGGAGGGCTGTTCGCTGCTGTTCGAACTCACTCAACTTGCCGTGATGGGCTTTCTGCGAGTGTTGCCGATGCTGGCGAAATTCCGCCGCCTGGTCATCAAGGCAGAACAGCACTTCGACCAATCGCCGCCGGATGCCGTCGTGCTGGTCGACTTCCCCGGATTCAACTGGTGGATCGCAAAGGCCGCCAAAAAACGCGGCATCCCGGTCTACTACTATCTGCCGCCGCAGCTATGGGCGTGGGCTCCGTGGCGTATTAAGAAGGTCCGCCGATTTATCGACAAAGTCATCTGTGCGCTGCCGTTCGAATTCGATTGGTATCGCAGTCGTGGAGTTGACGCGACGTGGGTCGGCCATCCGTTTTTTGACGAAGTCGCGTCGAAGCAGCTGGACGAAGGTCTGCTGTCGGAACTCCGCAACAGCGATCAGCAAAAAGTGATCGCCGTGCTACCTGGTTCTCGCAACCACGAAGTCGACCGCAACTTCCCGGTCATGCTGGACGTGATTCGCAAAGTCAGCGAAGCAGTGCCCAATGTGCGTTGGGTCGTCGGCAACTATCGGACGGAACACGTCGAAGAATGCCGTCGCATGCAGAAGGACAAACAACTGGATGCGGACCTGACGTACTATATTGACCGCACGTCGGAAGTTATCGAAGCCGCTGATTGCTGCCTGATGGTCAGCGGATCGATCAGCCTGGAACTGCTGGCTCGCCGCACGCCTGGCGTGGTACTGTATCGAGTCGCCCGTTACGTTCGATTTGGTTCGAAGTTCTTCATGACGTGTAAGTTCTTCACACTGACCAATCTGATCGCCGGCCGCGAAGTCATGCCGGAATTCATGTCAGCCGGCAACCCCGCAGCCGATGTGCAGAAAATCTCGACATGGCTGACGGAATGCTGCCAGTCGCCGCAGATTCTTCAGCAGCGTCGCGAGGAAATGCAGGAACTCGCCGACTCCACCGCCGTCACAGGAGCCACAGAACGCACGGCTGAATTACTGCTGTCCGACCTGGTCGCGGCCGATTCGAAGGCCAGGGACAAATCGCGAGCGGCGTAG
- a CDS encoding DUF2946 family protein, whose amino-acid sequence MHYPNPTTSFRNAGRWLAIVAMSVLVCGKLVHLEQESAGCCAGEDLHVEAGNSPQLKPCPFGCLHHETPENSDQPEDNEPSHDEHQCSICSVLSHVTESPAIVDVPDESRLVVGTVPFESASAKTAVFFSVRPRGPPIEA is encoded by the coding sequence ATGCATTACCCAAACCCAACAACATCATTCCGAAACGCCGGTCGCTGGCTGGCGATCGTGGCGATGTCGGTATTGGTGTGTGGGAAACTGGTCCATCTGGAACAGGAATCGGCAGGATGTTGTGCGGGCGAAGATCTTCACGTCGAGGCTGGTAATTCTCCGCAGCTGAAGCCGTGCCCGTTCGGATGCCTTCACCACGAAACGCCTGAAAACAGCGATCAGCCAGAAGACAATGAGCCTTCGCACGATGAGCATCAGTGCTCGATTTGTAGCGTGCTGTCTCATGTGACTGAATCGCCAGCCATCGTCGATGTTCCCGACGAATCCAGGTTGGTTGTCGGAACCGTGCCGTTCGAATCGGCCTCCGCGAAAACCGCGGTCTTCTTCTCAGTTCGCCCTCGCGGACCGCCCATCGAGGCTTAA
- a CDS encoding DUF1559 domain-containing protein, whose amino-acid sequence MKHSHRRSRGFTLIELLVVIAIIAVLIALLLPAVQQAREAARRTQCKNNLKQLGLALHNYHDVHSLFPSGWVAVDPVTRTHSPHEGLNGAGWGTMILPNIEQSNLYSQFNANFAIHDPVNTAFLGTVIPAWQCPSDPKPEKWEIEEEGSPGTVLAELPTANYIGVFGTEELDGCENAIGVAPVSPSGQCRGDGVFYHNSRIRFRDITDGTTNTFMLGERRTDMALGWYTTWPGMVAEGEEAFQRILGSADHVPNDPVAHLDDFSSNHTGGSQFVLGDGSVRFISENIDHGLYQSLATIRGGEVVGEF is encoded by the coding sequence GTGAAACACTCTCATCGCCGCTCACGCGGATTTACTCTGATCGAACTACTAGTCGTTATTGCGATCATCGCCGTCCTGATCGCCCTTCTGCTTCCTGCCGTCCAACAGGCTCGCGAAGCCGCTCGACGCACCCAGTGCAAAAACAACCTCAAACAGCTCGGCCTCGCGCTGCACAACTATCATGATGTGCATTCACTGTTTCCATCAGGCTGGGTTGCTGTCGATCCCGTCACGCGCACTCATAGTCCGCACGAAGGACTGAATGGAGCCGGATGGGGGACCATGATTCTTCCCAACATCGAACAGTCGAATCTGTACAGTCAGTTCAACGCTAACTTCGCGATTCACGATCCCGTGAACACCGCGTTCCTTGGCACCGTGATTCCTGCCTGGCAATGCCCTTCAGACCCGAAGCCCGAAAAGTGGGAAATTGAAGAAGAAGGCAGCCCCGGAACGGTCCTCGCCGAACTGCCCACCGCCAACTACATCGGCGTGTTCGGCACTGAAGAACTGGACGGCTGCGAAAATGCGATTGGAGTGGCCCCTGTATCACCTTCAGGACAATGCCGCGGTGACGGTGTGTTTTATCACAACAGCCGAATCCGGTTTCGAGACATCACAGACGGAACCACCAACACGTTCATGTTGGGCGAACGACGAACAGACATGGCTCTTGGCTGGTATACAACATGGCCAGGAATGGTTGCCGAAGGCGAAGAAGCGTTCCAACGAATCCTCGGTTCAGCGGATCACGTGCCGAACGACCCGGTCGCGCATCTGGACGACTTCAGCAGCAATCACACAGGCGGATCTCAGTTTGTGCTGGGCGACGGTTCGGTGCGTTTCATCAGCGAAAACATCGACCACGGTCTCTACCAGTCCCTGGCCACGATCCGAGGCGGAGAAGTGGTCGGTGAGTTCTAA
- a CDS encoding IS110 family transposase has translation MQHNNLCAGIDVAKAKLDVALSSGKRVTTFGNDADGHQQLLRFLETAQASLVCLEATGGYERSLVAALHKACHATAVVNPRQIRDFARAAGQLAKTDAIDAAIIARYARTMQPRQTTPLPKAHQQLRDLAARRRQVVAMRISEQNRLQITCDKSIQTLIRKSMTMLEKQINVIEERMARLIDKDTELARRKRILLSVPGIGPATVGVLLAELPELGMLNRGQIAKLIGVAPTNRDSGTLRGKRTTGGGRAHIRKALYMPVVVAKKHNPAIKRFYERLLENGKAPLCAIVAAMRKLITILNVMIRDDKLWSQP, from the coding sequence GTGCAGCATAACAACTTGTGTGCAGGAATTGATGTCGCCAAAGCCAAACTCGATGTCGCACTCAGCTCGGGGAAAAGGGTCACGACGTTCGGCAACGATGCCGACGGACACCAACAACTGCTGCGATTCCTCGAAACGGCTCAGGCCAGCCTGGTGTGTCTGGAAGCCACCGGCGGATACGAACGATCGCTCGTGGCCGCGCTGCACAAAGCCTGCCACGCGACGGCTGTGGTGAACCCGCGTCAGATACGAGATTTCGCCCGAGCCGCCGGCCAGCTGGCAAAGACCGATGCCATTGATGCCGCAATCATCGCCAGGTACGCGCGAACGATGCAGCCCCGACAAACCACTCCACTCCCCAAAGCCCATCAGCAACTGCGCGACCTGGCGGCCCGCAGACGCCAGGTCGTCGCCATGCGGATCAGCGAGCAAAATCGTCTGCAAATCACTTGTGACAAGTCTATTCAGACACTCATCCGCAAGTCGATGACCATGCTCGAAAAGCAAATCAATGTCATCGAAGAACGCATGGCTCGTCTGATCGACAAAGACACCGAACTGGCGCGACGAAAACGAATCCTGTTGTCGGTCCCGGGCATCGGACCGGCCACGGTCGGAGTCCTCCTCGCCGAGTTGCCCGAACTGGGCATGCTCAATCGTGGCCAGATCGCCAAACTCATCGGAGTCGCCCCAACGAATCGGGACAGCGGGACACTGCGGGGAAAACGGACAACCGGCGGCGGACGGGCACACATTCGCAAAGCGCTCTACATGCCCGTTGTCGTTGCGAAGAAACACAATCCGGCCATCAAACGTTTCTACGAGCGGCTGCTTGAGAACGGCAAGGCACCGCTGTGTGCTATCGTCGCCGCAATGCGAAAACTCATCACAATTCTCAACGTCATGATCCGAGACGACAAACTCTGGAGCCAACCCTGA
- a CDS encoding tetratricopeptide repeat protein — protein MPAAKPPEITVKQFPDQAAVEGKLMTLAMPVTSTGAQQATQLKIVQAPDGATFDQATRVFKWTPTEADGPGQFDVIVHLIQGPNIVEAKFRVIVAEEDTAPVFQTIEPVSTKPLEEVVVTVQADDPDEPSVAVSYALAEPNAAATIDAETGELKFTPSEIMAGESVSVTVIAKEDSDASLSTTHDVTFQVGKFDNPVRQLVADLRKLDVDAEFEDAAAHDNPLPFTGSAGVLSFDGRSVSVFRYETAQDRQEDVQKVDVFGRKLFDSPWKNEEPLNVFANDELLVAFVGGDSNMLDPLSSVMDRPVAVVQKHEAPTPIVHQTPAMVAELMPLYEGRLKRPGKPRRLFTTDCYKDVRKVFADQFEKEFDSQIRTGVGDDYDELMEWFAERIDLKEEFFTAIRPEVDNVSTALQMFNQIRKTYPKQMDRYGSLAIACSVVWDNDRGVYNYRGHAERTHSTIPDTLLDGLSNFQYFVDAESVMQGRAQFVPWEFLIHLINDKTPVAERTWAVQAYLPTRQMFGKCYSDVPYDTRMLQTSSRECKLDGKEYNLPNIRQFGGVCAMQADYAARVGKSMGVPAEYVSGSGRYGGAHAWVMWVELQAVTQRSIKFTLESHGRYRGDHYYVGNMKEPQSGKRITDRLLELRLHQVGMDAMAKRHSDRVMAVYPGMAEELAFDFDTRLEYLSGAVALNPWSESAWTALSQISSGREPGKDEHKTMSILLDQLFVNFAAFPDFTLTIFADLISFEKEADKRIQYYYQLLDVYAAAQRPDLGFRALLQLSDLLEQEERTDEAIQTLAVAIQKYPDEGQYIPKMLDRLEGLAAAAGAVNQTLAEFYASFLPKIPQTRGGSPSKYCMQMYERAVPVFEQAGQQQLAQNYRTGALQLKSGMPQ, from the coding sequence ATGCCTGCCGCGAAACCGCCGGAGATCACCGTGAAGCAGTTTCCCGATCAGGCGGCCGTGGAGGGGAAACTCATGACACTGGCGATGCCTGTGACGTCCACCGGGGCGCAACAGGCCACACAGTTGAAAATCGTGCAGGCACCGGACGGAGCCACATTCGATCAGGCGACTCGAGTATTCAAGTGGACGCCAACAGAAGCGGATGGTCCAGGTCAGTTTGATGTGATCGTGCATCTGATTCAGGGGCCAAACATCGTGGAAGCGAAGTTCCGGGTGATTGTGGCCGAAGAAGATACGGCGCCCGTGTTTCAAACGATCGAACCTGTGTCTACCAAACCGCTTGAGGAAGTCGTTGTCACAGTACAGGCCGACGATCCTGATGAACCCAGCGTCGCCGTGAGCTATGCGTTGGCTGAGCCGAATGCTGCGGCAACGATTGACGCTGAGACCGGCGAGCTAAAATTCACGCCTTCCGAAATCATGGCGGGAGAATCTGTGAGTGTGACGGTGATCGCGAAAGAAGATTCTGACGCCTCACTTTCAACCACACATGACGTGACGTTTCAGGTGGGGAAGTTTGATAACCCTGTTCGCCAGCTTGTGGCAGACCTGCGAAAGCTTGACGTCGATGCGGAATTTGAAGACGCGGCAGCACATGACAATCCCTTGCCCTTCACTGGCAGTGCGGGCGTTCTAAGTTTTGACGGCCGGTCAGTTTCTGTTTTCCGCTACGAAACAGCGCAGGACCGCCAGGAAGATGTTCAGAAGGTGGACGTATTTGGTCGGAAGCTCTTCGACAGTCCCTGGAAAAATGAAGAACCGCTGAACGTCTTCGCCAACGACGAACTGCTGGTCGCGTTTGTCGGGGGCGATTCGAATATGCTGGACCCGCTAAGTTCCGTGATGGACAGGCCGGTGGCAGTGGTTCAGAAACACGAAGCTCCAACCCCGATCGTGCATCAGACGCCCGCCATGGTGGCGGAACTGATGCCGTTGTATGAAGGACGACTCAAGCGACCGGGAAAGCCTCGCCGTCTGTTCACCACCGATTGCTATAAAGACGTTCGCAAGGTCTTTGCCGATCAGTTCGAGAAAGAATTTGATTCGCAAATTCGAACAGGAGTCGGGGATGACTACGACGAACTGATGGAATGGTTCGCCGAACGCATCGATCTGAAGGAAGAATTCTTTACAGCCATTCGGCCCGAAGTCGACAACGTTTCTACAGCGCTGCAGATGTTCAATCAGATTCGCAAAACGTACCCGAAGCAGATGGATCGCTACGGTTCGTTGGCGATCGCGTGCTCTGTGGTGTGGGACAACGATCGTGGAGTATACAACTACCGGGGCCATGCGGAGCGCACACATTCGACCATACCGGACACGTTGCTGGATGGACTCAGCAACTTTCAGTACTTCGTTGATGCCGAAAGCGTCATGCAGGGACGTGCTCAGTTTGTTCCATGGGAGTTTCTGATTCACCTGATCAATGACAAGACGCCGGTCGCAGAACGGACATGGGCGGTGCAGGCGTACCTTCCCACCCGGCAGATGTTCGGCAAATGTTACTCCGACGTGCCTTACGACACGAGGATGCTGCAAACCAGTAGTCGCGAATGCAAACTGGATGGTAAGGAATACAACCTGCCCAACATCCGGCAGTTTGGGGGCGTGTGTGCGATGCAGGCAGACTACGCGGCGCGCGTCGGCAAAAGTATGGGCGTGCCTGCGGAGTATGTCAGTGGTTCAGGACGATATGGAGGAGCTCATGCATGGGTCATGTGGGTCGAACTGCAAGCGGTAACTCAACGCAGCATCAAGTTTACGCTTGAGTCGCATGGGCGATATCGCGGCGATCATTACTACGTCGGAAACATGAAGGAGCCTCAATCCGGAAAACGAATTACCGATCGACTTCTGGAGCTGCGTTTGCACCAGGTTGGGATGGATGCGATGGCCAAACGCCATTCGGATCGAGTTATGGCCGTCTATCCTGGCATGGCAGAGGAACTGGCTTTCGACTTCGATACTCGACTGGAGTACCTTTCCGGTGCAGTCGCGTTGAACCCCTGGAGCGAATCGGCCTGGACTGCACTGTCACAGATTTCGTCAGGACGTGAGCCTGGCAAAGACGAGCACAAGACGATGTCGATTCTGCTGGACCAACTGTTTGTGAACTTCGCCGCGTTTCCGGACTTCACGTTGACAATCTTCGCGGATCTGATTTCCTTTGAAAAAGAGGCGGATAAAAGAATTCAATACTACTACCAGTTACTGGATGTCTACGCGGCCGCGCAGCGACCGGACCTGGGGTTCCGAGCGTTGCTGCAGTTGAGTGACCTGCTGGAACAGGAAGAACGGACCGACGAAGCGATTCAGACACTGGCGGTGGCGATTCAAAAGTACCCAGACGAAGGTCAGTACATTCCAAAAATGCTGGACCGGTTGGAGGGACTCGCTGCGGCCGCTGGTGCCGTCAATCAAACGCTGGCCGAATTCTACGCCTCGTTTCTCCCGAAGATTCCTCAAACACGTGGTGGTTCACCCAGCAAGTACTGCATGCAGATGTACGAACGTGCCGTCCCGGTATTCGAGCAGGCCGGTCAGCAACAACTGGCGCAAAATTATCGCACCGGAGCGCTGCAGTTGAAATCGGGCATGCCGCAGTAG
- a CDS encoding TetR family transcriptional regulator: MTTRSDSAALTRENLLNQALTLFSERGYSATRIRDIIQAAGVTQ; this comes from the coding sequence ATGACAACTCGCAGCGATTCCGCCGCGTTGACTCGTGAGAACCTGTTGAACCAGGCTCTGACGCTGTTCTCCGAGCGAGGCTATTCGGCCACCAGAATTCGCGACATCATTCAGGCGGCCGGAGTGACTCAGTAA
- a CDS encoding redoxin domain-containing protein, with the protein MNSLRCLAFIFAFALPLIGVADEPASEATTLTKTSMQLNFDLADLNGHVHALGQNDQQVARVFVFVSTTCPISNSHTKTLNELATSLPAGVKLFGVVSDPFVTRQATAKHFEEFAAQFPVLFDSSGLLADVLKPSHVPEAFVLDRDGRLAYRGAIDNAYESIGRRRTNVEKQFLRDAMQSVSQRLPVEISKTKPVGCHFPKRRGSTKTGKVTYTRNIAPLIQSRCQNCHRPGQVAPFALTNYQEAAAHAEMLVEVTQRRIMPPWIPGPSHQRRFVGERWLSDQELALLKDWVAADCPEGDPDDLPPSPQFAEGWQLGTPDLVVRMRQAFTVPADGPDLLQNFVLPIDIPEDKLVAAVEFHPGNKRVVHHAVLFLDDKGQARKLDNATPEPGYGNFGGPGFSPSGALGGWSVGNTARRLPNDMGRYLKKGSDLVVQVHYHPTGKEESDQSEIGLYFVDKPVAESLQQPAKLVGSIWMANYEMDIPAGDAAYSRSTTYTLPNDVILVGVVPHMHLLGKSMKVTATPPAQATQMLIDVAEWNYNWQDEYYYERPFSLPAGTVLKVEAVFDNSANNPSNPSSPPRRVTWGDETTDEMLFCFFLITANKTEDLIHTIYDNLGHDMRQPRSEVSDSP; encoded by the coding sequence ATGAACAGTTTACGTTGTCTGGCGTTTATTTTCGCTTTCGCATTGCCGTTAATTGGCGTGGCAGATGAACCTGCTTCGGAAGCGACGACGCTGACTAAGACCAGCATGCAGCTCAACTTTGATCTCGCGGATCTCAACGGCCACGTGCATGCGCTGGGGCAGAATGATCAACAGGTGGCTCGCGTTTTTGTATTCGTTTCGACCACCTGTCCGATCTCGAATTCGCACACAAAGACGCTCAACGAACTGGCGACTTCACTGCCGGCGGGTGTCAAATTGTTCGGCGTGGTTTCTGATCCGTTTGTCACGCGACAGGCTACTGCAAAGCATTTCGAAGAATTCGCCGCACAGTTTCCTGTGCTCTTCGATAGTTCCGGACTCCTTGCTGATGTCCTCAAGCCATCGCATGTGCCCGAAGCGTTTGTGCTCGACCGCGATGGCCGTCTGGCTTATCGCGGAGCCATCGACAACGCTTATGAATCGATCGGTCGCCGCCGAACGAATGTTGAAAAGCAGTTCCTTCGCGACGCCATGCAGTCGGTGTCGCAGCGTTTGCCTGTGGAGATTTCAAAAACGAAACCTGTTGGCTGTCACTTTCCGAAACGTCGTGGTTCGACAAAGACCGGCAAGGTAACTTACACACGCAATATCGCACCGCTGATTCAATCGCGTTGCCAGAACTGTCATCGCCCTGGCCAGGTGGCTCCGTTTGCGCTGACGAATTATCAGGAAGCTGCGGCTCATGCCGAGATGCTGGTCGAGGTGACTCAGCGACGCATCATGCCGCCATGGATTCCCGGTCCGAGCCACCAGCGCAGGTTTGTTGGCGAGCGTTGGCTTTCGGATCAGGAGTTAGCTTTGCTGAAGGATTGGGTGGCTGCAGATTGTCCGGAAGGCGACCCGGACGATCTGCCGCCTTCGCCACAATTTGCTGAGGGTTGGCAACTGGGAACACCGGATCTGGTCGTGCGAATGCGGCAGGCGTTTACCGTTCCGGCGGACGGTCCTGATTTACTTCAGAACTTTGTGCTGCCGATCGACATCCCTGAAGACAAGTTGGTTGCTGCCGTTGAGTTTCATCCGGGCAACAAACGTGTCGTTCATCATGCGGTGTTATTTCTTGATGACAAAGGGCAAGCTCGCAAACTGGACAACGCAACGCCGGAACCGGGTTACGGCAACTTCGGCGGCCCCGGATTTTCTCCCAGCGGAGCACTCGGCGGCTGGTCGGTCGGAAACACGGCGCGGCGGCTGCCCAACGACATGGGGCGATACCTGAAGAAGGGCAGCGATCTGGTGGTTCAGGTTCACTACCATCCAACCGGCAAAGAAGAATCGGACCAGTCAGAAATCGGCCTGTACTTTGTCGATAAGCCGGTGGCTGAATCGCTTCAACAGCCAGCAAAGCTGGTCGGAAGCATCTGGATGGCGAATTATGAAATGGACATTCCCGCTGGCGACGCAGCGTATTCGCGTTCCACAACGTACACGCTGCCGAACGATGTCATCCTGGTGGGCGTTGTGCCTCATATGCATTTGCTGGGCAAGTCGATGAAGGTCACGGCGACGCCGCCGGCGCAAGCAACCCAAATGCTGATCGATGTCGCTGAGTGGAATTACAACTGGCAGGATGAGTATTACTACGAACGGCCGTTTTCATTGCCCGCCGGTACCGTTCTGAAGGTGGAAGCAGTTTTCGATAACTCTGCCAACAATCCGTCGAATCCATCATCACCACCGCGACGCGTGACCTGGGGCGACGAGACGACTGACGAAATGTTGTTTTGTTTCTTTCTGATCACCGCCAACAAAACGGAAGATCTGATCCACACAATTTACGATAATCTTGGCCATGACATGCGGCAGCCTCGCAGTGAAGTGAGCGACTCGCCATGA